In Shouchella patagoniensis, the following are encoded in one genomic region:
- the aspS gene encoding aspartate--tRNA ligase, with protein MIKRTHHCGQLGVELAGEQVELKGWVQRRRDLGQVIFLDVRDRSGIVQTVCSPDISKSALEAADKIRNEYIVAIKGTVVERSANAVNEKLATGLIEIHVDELELINSSKSLPFQIEANTEASEDVRLKYRYLDLRRPDMQESFAMRHRVMKTVRDFLDNDGYLEIETPMLTKSTPEGARDYLVPSRVHPGEFYALPQSPQIFKQLLMVSGFEKYFQIVRCFRDEDLRADRQPEFTQIDIETSFLDTEEILAMTESMMQRLMKETHDLEVEQSFDRITYDEAMNRYGSDKPDTRFGMELIELSEVLKDTDFKVFKSAIESGGIVKGLKLEGGADQMSRKEIDALTDFVKPYGAKGLAWLKVDQDELKGPIAKFFNEEQAQALITAMDASAGDLLFFGADKKQVVFDSLGALRLKFGKDFDLIDKSKFNFLWVVDFPLVEYDEQAKRYVALHHPFTRPKKEDEHLMESKPESVRAEAYDLVLNGYELGGGSQRIYERGLQEKMFALLGFSEEAAKEEFGFLLDAFEYGTPPHGGIALGLDRIVMLLAQKNNLREVIAFPKTASASDLLTEAPGSVSVEQLIDLNLSVIAKRS; from the coding sequence ATGATTAAACGAACACACCACTGCGGTCAGCTTGGAGTAGAGCTTGCAGGAGAGCAAGTCGAATTAAAAGGATGGGTGCAGCGCCGCCGTGACCTTGGTCAAGTAATCTTCTTAGATGTAAGAGACCGTTCAGGCATCGTACAAACAGTCTGTAGCCCGGATATTAGCAAGTCTGCTTTGGAAGCGGCGGATAAAATTCGTAACGAATACATTGTTGCAATAAAAGGGACGGTAGTTGAAAGATCGGCTAATGCAGTTAATGAAAAACTAGCCACGGGGTTAATCGAAATTCATGTAGATGAATTAGAATTGATTAATTCATCAAAATCACTTCCGTTTCAAATCGAAGCAAATACAGAAGCTTCTGAAGATGTACGTTTAAAATATCGATATTTAGATTTACGTCGACCTGATATGCAAGAATCATTTGCGATGCGTCATCGTGTGATGAAAACAGTGCGAGATTTTCTAGATAATGATGGTTATTTAGAAATTGAGACGCCAATGCTTACTAAGAGTACACCAGAAGGTGCTAGAGATTATTTAGTCCCAAGTCGAGTTCATCCAGGGGAATTTTATGCTTTGCCTCAGTCTCCACAGATTTTCAAGCAATTATTAATGGTATCTGGTTTCGAAAAATATTTTCAAATTGTTCGCTGTTTCCGTGATGAAGACTTGCGTGCAGACAGACAACCTGAATTTACCCAAATTGATATTGAAACAAGTTTTCTTGACACAGAAGAAATTTTGGCAATGACAGAAAGCATGATGCAGCGTCTTATGAAAGAAACACACGATCTAGAAGTTGAGCAGTCATTTGATCGTATAACGTATGATGAAGCAATGAATCGTTATGGTTCTGATAAGCCAGATACACGTTTTGGGATGGAGCTTATCGAGCTCTCAGAAGTGTTAAAAGACACGGACTTTAAAGTCTTCAAAAGTGCGATCGAGTCAGGGGGTATCGTGAAAGGGTTAAAGCTAGAAGGTGGCGCAGACCAAATGTCCCGTAAAGAAATCGATGCATTAACTGATTTTGTAAAGCCTTACGGAGCTAAAGGTTTAGCTTGGCTAAAAGTGGACCAAGACGAATTAAAAGGTCCGATTGCAAAATTCTTTAATGAAGAACAAGCACAAGCCTTAATTACGGCAATGGATGCGAGTGCAGGAGACCTACTATTTTTTGGAGCTGATAAAAAGCAGGTTGTATTTGACTCACTTGGTGCACTACGCTTAAAATTCGGTAAAGACTTCGACTTAATTGACAAAAGCAAATTTAATTTTCTATGGGTAGTTGATTTTCCACTTGTTGAATATGATGAACAAGCGAAACGCTATGTTGCCTTACACCACCCGTTTACTCGTCCGAAAAAAGAAGATGAACACTTAATGGAATCAAAACCAGAAAGTGTTCGTGCAGAAGCATATGACCTTGTTTTAAATGGCTATGAGCTTGGTGGAGGTTCTCAGCGTATTTATGAACGAGGTTTGCAAGAAAAAATGTTTGCGTTATTAGGATTTAGCGAAGAGGCAGCAAAAGAAGAGTTTGGCTTTTTGCTTGATGCATTCGAATATGGAACACCTCCACATGGTGGAATTGCACTTGGTCTTGACCGCATCGTAATGTTGTTAGCACAGAAGAACAATTTGCGCGAAGTCATTGCATTTCCAAAAACAGCTAGTGCAAGTGATTTATTAACAGAAGCGCCAGGATCAGTTAGTGTTGAGCAATTAATTGATTTAAACCTCTCTGTTATTGCAAAACGTAGTTGA
- the hisS gene encoding histidine--tRNA ligase: MSVQLPRGTQDILPEDAVIWQYIEKVAKEVCETYNFEEIRTPIFEHTEVFTRGVGDTTDIVQKEMYTFKDRGDRSLTLRPEGTASVARSYVGNKLFGSPNQPTKLYYTGPMFRYERPQAGRMRQFVQFGVEALGSASPQLDAEVLALLVDICKRLGIVNLKLVINSLGDSESRIAHREALISHFKPAIGEFCSDCQARLEKNPLRILDCKKDREHPLMNTAPSILDFLNDTSSNYFTQLKETLDMLGISYTVDPTLVRGLDYYNHTAFELMSTAPGFGAITTLCGGGRYNGLVQEFGGPETPGIGFAFSIERFILAMKAEQVELPKRRNLDAYVVALGDEANKRAPLIVHQLRQAGLRVDKDYLNKKMKAQLKAADRYAASCTVIIGDDELSREEAVIKHMSSGEQKTIPLSELVSHIVDLRGGKQND, from the coding sequence ATGTCAGTACAGTTACCACGAGGAACCCAAGATATATTGCCCGAAGATGCAGTAATCTGGCAGTATATCGAAAAAGTCGCTAAAGAAGTATGTGAAACCTATAACTTTGAAGAAATAAGAACACCTATATTTGAGCATACGGAAGTATTTACAAGAGGTGTTGGCGATACAACAGATATAGTTCAAAAGGAAATGTATACGTTTAAAGATAGAGGTGATCGAAGTTTAACGCTTCGCCCTGAAGGCACAGCCTCTGTTGCGCGTTCGTATGTTGGGAATAAACTGTTTGGATCACCGAATCAGCCTACAAAACTTTATTATACTGGACCGATGTTTCGTTATGAGCGTCCCCAAGCAGGGAGAATGCGTCAATTTGTTCAATTTGGAGTGGAAGCACTTGGAAGTGCAAGTCCCCAATTAGATGCAGAGGTTTTGGCGTTACTAGTTGATATATGCAAACGTTTAGGCATTGTGAATTTAAAACTGGTTATTAATTCACTTGGCGATTCAGAAAGTAGAATTGCGCACCGCGAAGCACTTATTAGCCACTTTAAACCAGCGATTGGCGAATTTTGCAGCGATTGCCAAGCTCGTTTAGAAAAAAATCCATTACGAATTCTCGACTGTAAAAAAGATCGGGAGCACCCTTTAATGAACACAGCGCCTTCAATTCTTGACTTTTTAAATGATACTTCAAGCAATTATTTTACTCAACTAAAAGAAACGCTTGATATGCTAGGTATTTCTTATACTGTTGACCCAACACTTGTTAGAGGGCTTGATTATTATAACCATACTGCTTTTGAGTTAATGAGCACAGCACCTGGTTTTGGTGCGATTACAACATTATGTGGTGGTGGCCGCTACAACGGTCTTGTACAAGAATTTGGAGGACCCGAAACTCCAGGGATTGGGTTTGCATTCAGTATTGAACGTTTTATTCTAGCGATGAAGGCAGAACAAGTGGAGTTACCAAAGAGACGAAATTTAGACGCTTACGTTGTTGCGCTTGGTGATGAAGCGAATAAAAGAGCACCATTGATTGTACACCAATTAAGGCAAGCAGGACTTCGAGTGGATAAAGATTACTTAAACAAAAAAATGAAAGCACAATTAAAAGCAGCGGATCGTTATGCAGCTTCATGCACGGTCATTATTGGTGATGATGAGCTTTCCCGAGAAGAAGCTGTTATTAAACATATGAGTTCCGGCGAACAAAAAACAATACCATTAAGTGAATTAGTGAGTCATATAGTAGACCTAAGAGGAGGAAAACAAAATGATTAA